The proteins below come from a single Mercenaria mercenaria strain notata chromosome 3, MADL_Memer_1, whole genome shotgun sequence genomic window:
- the LOC128555751 gene encoding uncharacterized protein LOC128555751 isoform X2 yields the protein MELILITFLLILILIPSSIQKGSETDVTCKPYRAYIIWDMYEEDSSYFLHRRVASELIDGMPDSSVIRLKAVGADSFDSLHFTKDNTNTSWTDMIVNIKAGHLKHHTIPYSIIRKDVYDALGHRSSPKMAEVFFLLVNGRSQIDRKKKAIAELKTKKTFVVFAGKSDPADVWTSIATNKDHVLKLNDSGQNDYEDFLNVVNTDSRLYCDTNMYWDGKVCYRCSYICTQTRSEYCHFECPFV from the exons GATCAGAGACTGATGTGACATGCAAACCATACAGGGCTTATATCATCTGGGACATGTACGAAGAAGATAGTTCATATTTCCTACATAGGAGAGTAGCGTCCGAACTGATAGATGGCATGCCGGACAGCTCAGTGATACGTTTGAAAGCAGTAGGCGCAGATTCATTTGATTCTCTTCATTTCACAAAGGACAATACCAATACCAGCTGGACTGATATGATAGTGAACATAAAAGCAGGCCATTTGAAACATCACACAATTCCATACAGTATAATTCGAAAAGATGTTTATGATGCTTTAGGTCACAGAAGTAGTCCTAAAATGGCCGAAGTGTTTTTCTTGTTGGTGAATGGACGATCGCAGATAGATAGAAAGAAGAAGGCGATAGCAGAGCTCAAAACAAAGAAAACGTTTGTCGTTTTCGCAGGAAAAAGTGATCCAGCCGATGTCTGGACCAGCATTGCTACGAACAAAGACCATGTACTTAAACTTAATGACAGTGGACAAAATGACTACGAAGATTTTCTGAATGTGGTTAATACTG ATTCGAGACTATACTGTGACACAAATATGTACTGGGATGGTAAGGTGTGTTACAGGTGTTCTTATATATGCACCCAGACACGCTCCGAGTACTGCCACTTCGAATGTCCGT